A stretch of the Mycobacterium sp. ITM-2016-00317 genome encodes the following:
- the mbtN gene encoding mycobactin biosynthesis acyl-ACP dehydrogenase MbtN, whose product MTSPSTDVDSYRDLLAEVFGDTVTEWTAEAEASERFPRKLIEHLGAAGVFRSKWGPAGGQHPDVAKLNELAFHLGRLGSAGIGVGVSLHDSAIAVLRRFARSDHLKALCEQAVDGEAVLCIGASEESGGSDLQIVETEVHSVGDGFHVRGVKKFVSLSPIADHILVVARGMDNDPTSRHGNVLVIAVPTTQVQVQEPYRKVGAGPLDTAAVHIDTWVPADHLVARPGTGLAAISWGLAHERMSIAGQVASSCQRVLGVTHARMVQRRQFGATLFEHQALRLRMADLQARVDLLRHGLNGIAAQGKLDLRAAAAVKVTAARLGEEVLSECMHIFGGSGYLVDETPLGRWWRDMKLARVGGGTDEVLWELVAAAMKPDFDSYAEMIGGAAASD is encoded by the coding sequence ATGACCTCGCCGTCCACCGACGTCGACAGCTACCGCGACCTGCTCGCGGAGGTGTTCGGCGACACGGTGACCGAATGGACCGCCGAAGCAGAAGCCTCCGAACGGTTCCCCCGCAAGCTCATCGAACACCTCGGCGCCGCAGGGGTTTTCCGAAGCAAGTGGGGCCCTGCGGGTGGCCAGCACCCCGATGTGGCCAAGCTCAACGAGCTGGCGTTCCATCTCGGCCGGCTGGGTTCGGCGGGCATCGGCGTCGGTGTCAGCCTGCATGATTCGGCGATCGCGGTGCTGCGCCGGTTCGCCAGGTCCGACCACCTGAAGGCGTTGTGCGAGCAGGCCGTGGACGGCGAGGCGGTGCTGTGCATCGGCGCCTCGGAGGAGTCCGGCGGTTCGGACCTGCAGATCGTCGAGACCGAGGTCCACTCGGTCGGTGACGGCTTCCACGTCCGCGGGGTCAAGAAGTTCGTGTCGCTGTCCCCCATCGCCGATCACATCCTCGTCGTGGCCCGCGGTATGGACAACGACCCCACCAGCAGGCACGGCAACGTGCTGGTGATCGCCGTGCCCACCACCCAGGTGCAGGTCCAGGAGCCGTACCGCAAGGTCGGCGCCGGCCCGTTGGACACCGCGGCCGTGCACATCGACACCTGGGTTCCGGCCGACCATCTGGTGGCGCGCCCCGGGACCGGGCTGGCGGCGATCTCATGGGGACTCGCGCACGAACGCATGTCCATCGCCGGCCAGGTGGCGTCCTCCTGTCAGCGCGTACTGGGTGTCACCCACGCGCGCATGGTGCAGCGTCGACAGTTCGGCGCAACACTTTTCGAGCATCAGGCGCTGCGATTGCGGATGGCCGATCTGCAGGCCCGCGTCGACCTGCTCCGCCACGGCCTCAACGGCATCGCCGCGCAGGGCAAGCTCGATCTGCGCGCTGCCGCCGCGGTGAAGGTCACCGCGGCCAGGCTCGGTGAAGAGGTGCTCTCCGAGTGCATGCACATCTTCGGCGGTTCGGGTTACCTCGTCGACGAGACACCGCTGGGCCGGTGGTGGCGTGACATGAAACTCGCCCGGGTGGGTGGCGGCACCGACGAGGTGCTCTGGGAACTGGTGGCCGCGGCGATGAAACCGGATTTCGACAGCTACGCCGAGATGATCGGCGGCGCAGCAGCATCCGACTAG
- a CDS encoding MMPL family transporter — MAAAGRSRIARIIRLLAVPVVLGWVLLTVFSNVAVPSLEEVGEAHTVGLSAHDAPSMVSMKRIGADFEEFDSDSSAMVVLEGEQPLGGAAHRYYDELIRALEADTEHVQHVADFWGDPLTASGAQSTDGKAAYVQVYLQGNQGEPRANESVAAVRDIVDSTPAPQGLKAFVTGGAPLVADQHSAGDKSILRVTLITIGVIAAMLLLVYRSIATMVLILLMVFVELGAARGVVAALAHYEFIGLSTFAVNLLTLMVIAAGTDYAIFTVGRYQEARGAGDDPEAAYYTMFGGTAHVVLGSGLTIAGAMLCLSFTRLPYFQTMGVPCAVGTLVAVFAALTLGPAVIAIGTRFGLFEPKRAISSRGWRRIGTSVVRWPGPVLAATLALALIGLVALPGYKTNYDARDYLPEDVPANVGYAVADRHFGSARMNPELLMVESDHDLRNPADFLVIDKIAKAIFRVPGVSRVQTMTRPDGKPIKHTTIPFQMSMQGTTQRLNEKYMQDRMADMLVQADELQTTIDTMTRMSALMQQMSETTHQLVQKTKATAVDIAEIRDRLADFDDFFRPVRNYFYWEPHCYDIPVCWALRSVFDTLDGINPLTDDIQELVPELERLDSLLPQLVALLPSQIETMKNMQAMMLTMRQSQKGMQDQTAAQQDDANAMGDAFDDSMNDDTFYLPPEAFDNADFKRGMENFLSPDGKSVRFIIGHEGDPATIEGISRVVPIKTAAKEAIKGTPLEGSTVYLAGTAATYKDMRDGAFYDLLIAGIAAVTLIFAIMLIITRSIVAAATIVGTVLVSLGASFGLSVLVWQHILGLELHWMVLPMSVILLLAVGSDYNLLLVSRFKEELPGGLKTGIIRAMAGTGSVVTSAGLVFAFTMASFAFSDLLVMAQVGTTIALGLLFDTLIVRSFMTPAVAALLGRWFWWPQRVRSQASQRRLARIRS, encoded by the coding sequence ATGGCAGCTGCCGGGCGGTCCCGGATCGCCAGGATCATCCGTCTGCTCGCGGTGCCGGTCGTGCTCGGTTGGGTGCTACTGACGGTCTTCAGCAATGTGGCGGTGCCGTCGCTGGAAGAGGTCGGGGAAGCCCACACCGTGGGGCTGAGCGCCCACGACGCGCCGTCGATGGTGTCGATGAAGCGGATCGGCGCCGATTTCGAGGAGTTCGACTCCGATAGCAGCGCGATGGTCGTGCTGGAAGGTGAGCAGCCGCTCGGCGGCGCGGCCCACCGCTACTACGACGAGCTGATCCGTGCGCTGGAAGCCGACACGGAACACGTCCAGCACGTCGCCGACTTCTGGGGCGATCCGCTCACCGCCTCCGGCGCGCAGAGCACCGACGGCAAGGCCGCCTATGTGCAGGTCTACCTGCAGGGCAATCAGGGTGAGCCGCGCGCCAACGAATCCGTTGCGGCGGTGCGGGACATCGTCGATTCGACGCCCGCGCCGCAGGGACTCAAGGCGTTCGTGACCGGCGGGGCGCCGCTGGTCGCCGATCAGCACAGCGCCGGGGACAAGAGCATCCTCCGCGTCACGCTGATCACGATCGGCGTGATCGCCGCGATGCTGCTGCTGGTCTACCGCTCGATCGCCACCATGGTGCTGATCCTGCTGATGGTGTTCGTCGAACTCGGAGCTGCCCGCGGCGTGGTGGCCGCGCTGGCGCACTACGAGTTCATCGGGCTGTCGACGTTCGCGGTCAACCTACTGACCCTGATGGTGATCGCCGCGGGCACCGACTACGCGATCTTCACCGTCGGCCGCTACCAGGAGGCCCGCGGCGCCGGTGACGACCCGGAGGCGGCGTACTACACGATGTTCGGCGGCACGGCGCATGTCGTGCTGGGCTCGGGACTGACGATCGCCGGTGCGATGCTGTGCCTGAGCTTCACCCGGCTCCCGTACTTCCAGACGATGGGTGTGCCGTGCGCGGTGGGCACGCTGGTCGCGGTGTTCGCGGCACTGACCCTCGGCCCGGCGGTCATCGCGATCGGCACCCGCTTCGGACTGTTCGAACCCAAGCGGGCCATCAGTTCCCGCGGGTGGCGTCGCATCGGCACCTCGGTGGTGCGCTGGCCCGGGCCGGTGCTGGCCGCGACGCTGGCCCTGGCGCTCATCGGCCTGGTCGCCCTGCCGGGCTACAAGACGAACTACGACGCCCGGGACTACCTTCCCGAGGACGTCCCGGCCAACGTCGGATACGCCGTCGCCGACCGGCATTTCGGCTCGGCGCGGATGAACCCGGAACTGCTGATGGTCGAAAGCGACCACGATCTGCGCAACCCGGCGGACTTCCTCGTCATCGACAAGATCGCCAAGGCGATCTTCCGGGTGCCCGGCGTGTCCCGGGTGCAGACGATGACCCGCCCCGACGGCAAGCCGATCAAACACACCACCATCCCGTTCCAGATGAGCATGCAGGGCACCACGCAACGGCTCAACGAGAAGTACATGCAGGACCGGATGGCCGACATGCTGGTGCAGGCCGACGAGCTGCAGACCACCATCGACACGATGACCCGGATGTCGGCGCTGATGCAGCAGATGTCGGAGACCACCCATCAGTTGGTGCAGAAGACGAAGGCGACCGCGGTCGACATCGCCGAGATCCGGGACAGGCTCGCCGATTTCGACGACTTCTTCCGGCCGGTCCGCAACTACTTCTACTGGGAGCCGCACTGCTACGACATCCCGGTGTGCTGGGCGCTGCGTTCGGTGTTCGACACCCTCGACGGCATCAACCCGCTGACCGACGACATCCAGGAGCTGGTACCCGAGCTCGAGCGGCTCGATTCGCTGTTGCCGCAACTGGTCGCGTTGCTGCCGAGTCAGATCGAGACGATGAAGAACATGCAGGCGATGATGCTGACGATGCGTCAGAGCCAGAAGGGCATGCAGGACCAGACGGCCGCGCAGCAGGACGACGCGAACGCGATGGGCGACGCGTTCGACGATTCGATGAACGACGACACGTTCTATCTGCCGCCGGAGGCGTTCGACAACGCCGACTTCAAACGCGGCATGGAGAACTTCCTGTCCCCGGACGGCAAGTCGGTGCGCTTCATCATCGGTCACGAGGGTGACCCGGCCACGATCGAGGGCATCTCGCGCGTGGTGCCGATCAAGACCGCGGCCAAGGAAGCGATCAAGGGCACCCCGCTGGAAGGGTCGACGGTGTACCTGGCCGGCACCGCCGCCACCTACAAGGACATGCGCGACGGTGCCTTCTACGACCTGTTGATCGCCGGGATCGCCGCTGTCACTTTGATTTTCGCCATCATGCTGATCATCACCCGCAGCATCGTCGCGGCGGCGACGATCGTCGGCACCGTCCTGGTGTCACTGGGGGCGTCGTTCGGGCTGTCGGTGCTCGTGTGGCAGCACATCCTGGGCCTCGAACTGCACTGGATGGTGTTGCCGATGTCGGTGATCCTGTTGTTGGCGGTCGGGTCGGACTACAACCTGCTGCTCGTGTCGCGGTTCAAGGAGGAACTGCCCGGCGGGTTGAAGACCGGGATCATCCGCGCCATGGCTGGAACCGGGTCGGTGGTGACGTCGGCCGGTCTGGTGTTCGCGTTCACGATGGCGTCGTTCGCGTTCAGCGACCTGCTCGTGATGGCGCAGGTGGGCACCACCATCGCCCTCGGGCTGCTGTTCGACACGCTGATCGTGCGGTCGTTCATGACGCCGGCGGTGGCGGCCCTGCTGGGGCGGTGGTTCTGGTGGCCGCAGCGGGTGCGCAGCCAGGCCTCGCAGCGCCGGTTGGCCCGGATCAGGAGCTGA
- a CDS encoding GNAT family N-acetyltransferase, producing MTDVLPILPRELTEISDEVRAVPPPPIPILAEPYQIRLVDPDADAAMISEWMNRPHLAEAWEYDRPVQWWHGYLRAQLAGRYSRPLIGMFKGEPHGYIEVYRAAKDSIAPRYDAHPYDLGLHAAIADLDIVNRGFGPILLPRLAASLFAIESQCRRIMFDPDHRNVGARRLCEYARCDFLGEHQMSNRRMALYALNRPV from the coding sequence ATGACTGACGTTCTGCCGATCCTTCCGCGGGAGCTCACCGAGATCAGTGACGAGGTGCGCGCCGTGCCGCCGCCGCCGATCCCCATCCTCGCTGAGCCGTACCAGATCCGGCTCGTCGACCCGGACGCCGATGCGGCGATGATCTCGGAGTGGATGAACCGTCCGCACCTGGCCGAGGCCTGGGAGTACGACCGGCCGGTGCAGTGGTGGCACGGCTACCTGCGCGCGCAGCTGGCCGGCCGGTACTCGCGCCCGTTGATCGGCATGTTCAAGGGTGAGCCGCACGGGTACATCGAGGTGTACCGCGCGGCAAAGGATTCCATCGCCCCGAGGTATGACGCCCATCCCTACGATCTGGGTCTGCACGCCGCGATAGCCGACCTCGACATCGTCAACCGCGGCTTCGGGCCGATCCTGTTGCCCCGCCTGGCGGCCAGCCTGTTCGCGATCGAATCACAGTGCCGTCGCATCATGTTCGACCCCGACCACCGCAACGTCGGCGCCCGCCGGCTGTGCGAGTACGCCCGATGTGACTTCCTCGGCGAACACCAGATGTCGAACCGGCGGATGGCGCTGTACGCGCTGAACCGGCCCGTCTAG
- the fadD4 gene encoding fatty-acid--CoA ligase FadD4 produces the protein MQIRRWADTGRPALVMYPAGTRISFGELESRANRVARHFRAAGLREGDVVAVLMENNEHLLAILWGARRAGLYYATINTHLTPEETAYIIDDCGAEAVVGSAALQTLCAAVEPHLPRGLPGLRLIADADLDGWQRYPECVAGCPDSPLPDEREGDLLQYSSGTTGKPKGIRRPLPHRSPDEAGVMLAPLLGAVGIDEQAVYLTPAPLYHTAPSFWSMSAQALGATVVLMDRFTPEGALEAIQIHGVTHGQFVPTMFVRMLKLPTATRTAYDVSTLRRVVHAAAPCPRDIKRQMIEWWGPIVDEFYGASEGVGVSFISAEEWLTHPGSVGRPLVGAAHIVDEDGRELPPGTAGDIYFEGAGTFSYLNDEAKTAAAHNDRGWVSVGDIGYLDADGYLYLTDRRHHIIISGGVNIYPQEAEDLLISHPRVLDAAVFGIPDEAMGQSVTAVVQTVDPADATDALAGELLDWLRARLAHYKCPRSLSFTAELPRTAVGKLDKRDLAARHAADRR, from the coding sequence GTGCAGATCCGCCGATGGGCCGACACGGGACGCCCCGCGCTCGTCATGTACCCGGCCGGCACGCGAATCAGCTTCGGCGAGCTGGAATCCCGGGCGAACCGCGTCGCCCGGCACTTCCGCGCCGCGGGTCTGCGCGAGGGCGACGTGGTGGCCGTGCTGATGGAGAACAACGAGCATCTGCTCGCGATCCTGTGGGGCGCCCGGCGGGCTGGGCTCTACTACGCGACGATCAACACCCACCTGACGCCGGAGGAGACCGCCTACATCATCGACGACTGCGGCGCCGAGGCCGTCGTCGGTTCGGCCGCGCTGCAGACGCTGTGCGCCGCGGTGGAGCCGCACCTGCCGCGCGGGTTGCCCGGGCTACGGCTGATCGCCGACGCCGACCTCGACGGGTGGCAGCGCTACCCGGAATGCGTGGCCGGGTGCCCCGACAGCCCGCTGCCCGATGAGCGGGAGGGCGACCTGCTGCAGTACTCGTCGGGAACCACGGGCAAGCCCAAGGGAATTCGCCGCCCGCTGCCGCATCGCTCGCCGGACGAGGCCGGGGTGATGCTCGCGCCGCTGCTCGGTGCCGTCGGCATCGACGAGCAGGCCGTGTATCTGACCCCGGCGCCGCTGTACCACACGGCTCCGTCGTTCTGGTCGATGTCGGCGCAGGCACTCGGCGCCACGGTGGTGCTCATGGACAGGTTCACCCCCGAGGGTGCGCTGGAGGCCATCCAGATCCACGGTGTCACCCACGGGCAGTTCGTCCCGACCATGTTCGTGCGGATGCTGAAGCTGCCCACCGCCACCCGCACGGCCTACGACGTCTCCACGCTGCGCCGGGTGGTGCACGCCGCGGCACCGTGTCCGCGCGACATCAAGCGCCAGATGATCGAGTGGTGGGGCCCGATCGTCGACGAGTTCTACGGCGCCTCCGAAGGCGTCGGGGTGTCGTTCATCAGCGCCGAGGAATGGCTCACTCACCCCGGCTCGGTGGGACGCCCGCTGGTCGGAGCCGCGCACATCGTCGATGAGGACGGCCGGGAACTGCCGCCGGGAACAGCCGGTGACATCTACTTCGAAGGTGCGGGCACGTTCTCGTACCTCAACGACGAAGCCAAGACCGCCGCGGCGCACAACGACCGCGGCTGGGTCAGCGTCGGGGACATCGGCTACCTCGACGCCGACGGCTACCTGTACCTGACCGACCGCAGGCACCACATCATCATCTCCGGCGGCGTCAACATCTACCCGCAGGAGGCCGAGGATCTGTTGATCAGCCATCCGCGCGTGCTGGACGCGGCGGTGTTCGGAATTCCCGACGAGGCCATGGGGCAGTCGGTGACGGCCGTGGTGCAGACGGTCGATCCGGCGGACGCGACCGACGCGCTCGCCGGCGAACTTCTCGATTGGCTGCGCGCACGCCTGGCCCACTACAAATGCCCGCGATCGCTGTCGTTCACCGCCGAACTGCCGCGCACCGCGGTCGGCAAGTTGGACAAGCGGGATCTCGCCGCGCGCCACGCCGCCGACCGGCGCTGA
- a CDS encoding DUF808 domain-containing protein — protein MSGGLFALLDDVAALARLAAASVDDIGAAAGRATAKAAGVVIDDTAVTPQYVHGIAAERELPIIKRIALGSLRNKIVFILPAALLLSQFVPWLLTPILMLGATYLCFEGAEKVWGRIRGHDTHGAPVAASGADAEKFMVTGAIRTDFILSAEIMVIALNEVADQAFVPRLLILLVVAVVITVAVYGVVAGIVKMDDVGLSLTGRSSAIAQKVGRGLVAGMPKLLSALSVIGTVAMLWVGGHILLVGTDELGWHAPYGVVHHAEEYVHHVGGVGGVLAWLVNTGASAVIGLVVGALVVAVVHVLPFGRKAKH, from the coding sequence GTGAGCGGGGGGTTGTTCGCACTGCTCGACGACGTGGCCGCGTTGGCGCGGCTGGCCGCGGCCTCCGTCGACGACATCGGCGCCGCCGCAGGCCGGGCGACGGCCAAGGCAGCGGGCGTCGTCATCGACGACACCGCGGTGACCCCGCAGTACGTGCACGGGATCGCCGCCGAGCGGGAACTGCCGATCATCAAGCGCATCGCGCTGGGATCGCTGCGCAACAAGATCGTGTTCATCCTGCCCGCCGCGCTGCTGCTCAGCCAGTTCGTGCCGTGGCTGTTGACACCGATCCTGATGCTCGGCGCGACCTATCTGTGCTTCGAGGGCGCGGAGAAGGTCTGGGGCAGGATCCGCGGCCACGACACGCACGGTGCGCCCGTCGCCGCGTCCGGCGCGGACGCCGAGAAGTTCATGGTCACCGGCGCGATCCGCACCGACTTCATCTTGTCGGCGGAGATCATGGTCATCGCGCTCAACGAGGTGGCCGATCAGGCGTTCGTGCCGCGCCTGCTCATCCTGCTGGTGGTGGCCGTGGTGATCACCGTCGCGGTGTACGGGGTGGTCGCCGGGATCGTGAAGATGGACGACGTGGGCCTGAGCCTGACCGGGCGTTCGTCGGCGATCGCCCAGAAGGTCGGCCGCGGTCTGGTGGCCGGCATGCCGAAGCTGCTGTCGGCGCTGTCGGTGATCGGCACGGTGGCGATGCTGTGGGTGGGCGGGCACATCCTGCTGGTGGGCACCGACGAACTCGGCTGGCACGCGCCCTACGGCGTGGTCCACCACGCCGAGGAGTACGTCCACCACGTCGGCGGGGTCGGCGGGGTGCTGGCCTGGCTGGTCAACACCGGCGCGTCGGCAGTGATCGGCCTGGTCGTCGGTGCGCTGGTGGTGGCCGTCGTGCACGTGCTGCCGTTCGGGCGCAAAGCCAAGCACTGA
- a CDS encoding HAD family hydrolase — protein MNDRAQTSNETAAPAVLFDIDGTLVDSVYLHVSAWLRAFDTEDIPVEGWRIHRCIGMDGTTLMRTLAGDVDEDVLDRLKARHSDFYRETSGLLTPLPGARDLLRRVAELGLQVVFATSAPEDELRLLREVLDSDDVVAAVTSSEDVDTAKPKPDIVHVALDRAGVTADDAVFLGDAVWDCEAAGRAGVPSIAVLSGGVSRGELREAGAKDVFENPEELLAKIESTVIGELARRISS, from the coding sequence ATGAACGACCGTGCTCAGACCAGTAACGAAACAGCCGCGCCTGCCGTCCTTTTCGACATCGACGGAACGCTGGTGGATTCGGTCTATCTGCACGTGAGCGCCTGGTTGCGTGCGTTCGACACCGAGGACATCCCAGTCGAGGGCTGGCGCATCCATCGGTGTATCGGCATGGACGGCACCACGCTGATGCGGACCCTGGCCGGCGACGTTGACGAGGACGTGCTGGACAGGCTCAAAGCTCGCCACAGCGACTTCTACCGGGAGACCTCCGGCCTGCTCACTCCCCTGCCCGGCGCGCGCGACCTCCTGCGCCGGGTGGCCGAGCTGGGACTGCAGGTCGTGTTCGCGACCTCGGCGCCCGAGGACGAATTGCGCTTGCTGCGTGAGGTTCTGGACAGTGATGACGTGGTGGCGGCGGTGACGTCGTCCGAAGACGTCGACACCGCCAAACCGAAGCCCGACATCGTGCACGTCGCGCTGGACCGGGCCGGTGTCACCGCCGACGACGCGGTGTTCCTCGGCGACGCGGTGTGGGACTGCGAAGCCGCCGGACGCGCCGGGGTACCGTCCATCGCGGTGCTGAGCGGCGGGGTGTCCCGCGGTGAACTGCGCGAGGCCGGCGCGAAGGACGTCTTCGAGAACCCCGAAGAGTTGCTGGCCAAGATCGAGTCGACCGTGATCGGCGAGCTGGCGCGCCGGATCAGCTCCTGA
- a CDS encoding DUF1214 domain-containing protein, giving the protein MRFRREDKGRGATVRARSQERTALVAATGRSAEAVSTAFVRHGPVIGRVGSLAVALGIGLAIANASAVAAADDGTASAESPSSAASESDPGPADRDDADKTDTDADAQDDAAEEPPADENDTENDAAEDDSDAPERRGDRTTVTVASPEPDADAEPDADAEPDTGEVEVTDEPGSPAPAAAWMVAGSARREAAPEPAASPQVSATSPLATAQQLEAERIAAETVQTWPVRLMKFVLGAGWLATAHREYGDIGGPDRENLAQLGRAVDEYAMGAAFQQQLLNPMRPTVVTQVAPPHSWFGQDVQGSRILYDNPDTVYRFTGVNMTSTYVIRGRFTGETPADTNFSVLTGLSGITADNLSGRQLEVAPDGSFTITVSGSPAAPGQRNHLRLTADTTLIAVRNTLSDWTTQPPMSLSIERLSGPRDSLFSQLGGFAIPGLGPMVTRSPLLTALVSLIPPMKEPPRILRGAFTAVIMALGLGMESKYIKVATTDPETGGRLGANVLKDPSRNAEFLATQLQSAGYFHLGDDEALVVTVTPGNARYFTVPVTNLWTITGDYRADQTSLNNAQAHQNPDGSYTFVIAPTDPGVYNWVSTGGLNKGTLSLRFQDLDLASSPTPTVTARLVRLPDLAAVLPPTTTYVTAAQRQTMLALRRAAFDSRFAAGD; this is encoded by the coding sequence ATGCGATTTCGGCGGGAAGACAAGGGGCGTGGCGCTACCGTACGGGCACGGTCGCAGGAAAGGACGGCGCTCGTGGCAGCAACGGGGCGTTCGGCAGAAGCGGTGTCCACTGCGTTCGTGCGCCACGGGCCGGTCATCGGCCGGGTCGGTTCACTCGCGGTCGCGCTGGGCATCGGGCTGGCGATCGCCAACGCCTCCGCTGTCGCAGCGGCGGATGACGGCACCGCAAGCGCGGAATCACCGTCCAGTGCCGCGTCCGAGAGCGATCCGGGGCCGGCCGACCGCGACGACGCCGACAAGACCGACACCGACGCCGACGCGCAGGACGACGCGGCCGAGGAGCCACCCGCCGACGAAAACGACACCGAAAACGACGCCGCCGAAGACGACAGCGACGCACCCGAACGTCGCGGCGACCGCACCACCGTCACCGTCGCCTCCCCCGAACCCGACGCGGACGCCGAACCCGACGCGGACGCCGAACCCGACACGGGCGAGGTGGAGGTCACCGACGAACCCGGCAGCCCCGCACCCGCTGCGGCGTGGATGGTGGCCGGATCCGCGCGCCGGGAGGCCGCCCCCGAGCCCGCGGCGTCGCCGCAGGTCTCTGCGACGAGTCCGCTGGCCACCGCGCAGCAGCTCGAAGCGGAGCGGATCGCCGCCGAGACCGTGCAGACCTGGCCGGTGCGGCTGATGAAGTTCGTGCTGGGGGCCGGGTGGCTGGCCACCGCGCACCGCGAGTACGGCGACATCGGCGGGCCCGACCGGGAGAACCTCGCCCAGCTGGGCCGCGCGGTCGACGAGTACGCGATGGGCGCGGCGTTCCAGCAGCAGCTGCTCAACCCGATGAGGCCGACCGTGGTCACCCAGGTCGCGCCGCCGCACAGCTGGTTCGGCCAGGACGTGCAGGGCTCGCGCATCCTCTACGACAACCCCGACACGGTGTACCGCTTCACCGGGGTGAACATGACCTCCACCTACGTGATCCGGGGCCGGTTCACCGGCGAAACTCCGGCGGACACCAACTTCAGCGTGCTGACCGGCCTGTCGGGCATCACCGCGGACAACCTCAGCGGCCGCCAACTCGAAGTCGCACCGGACGGTTCGTTCACCATCACCGTCAGTGGCTCCCCCGCGGCGCCCGGGCAGCGCAACCACCTGCGGCTGACCGCGGACACCACGCTGATCGCGGTGCGGAACACGTTGTCGGACTGGACCACCCAACCGCCGATGAGCCTGTCCATCGAACGTCTGTCAGGTCCGCGCGACAGCTTGTTCAGTCAGCTCGGCGGTTTCGCGATCCCCGGACTCGGGCCGATGGTGACCAGGAGCCCACTGCTCACGGCGCTGGTGTCGTTGATCCCGCCGATGAAGGAGCCGCCGCGGATCCTGCGTGGGGCGTTCACCGCCGTGATCATGGCGCTCGGGCTGGGCATGGAATCGAAGTACATCAAGGTCGCCACCACCGACCCGGAAACCGGCGGGCGGCTGGGGGCGAACGTGCTCAAGGACCCGTCACGCAACGCCGAGTTCCTGGCCACCCAGTTGCAGAGCGCCGGCTACTTCCATCTCGGCGACGACGAGGCACTCGTCGTCACGGTCACCCCGGGCAACGCCCGCTACTTCACCGTCCCCGTCACCAACCTGTGGACGATCACCGGCGACTATCGTGCCGACCAGACGAGTCTGAACAACGCCCAGGCGCACCAGAACCCGGACGGCTCCTACACGTTCGTGATCGCGCCGACCGACCCCGGTGTGTACAACTGGGTGTCCACCGGCGGCCTGAACAAGGGCACGCTGTCGTTGCGATTCCAGGACCTCGACCTGGCGTCCTCACCGACTCCGACGGTGACCGCCCGCCTGGTGCGCCTCCCGGACCTCGCGGCGGTGCTGCCACCCACCACGACCTACGTCACCGCCGCGCAGCGTCAGACCATGCTCGCGCTCCGGCGGGCCGCTTTCGACAGCCGGTTCGCCGCCGGCGACTGA